AAGATTCTTGTtcagaggtcaaggtcatagAAGTCTGTGAATTTTCTTTTCCCTTTGGCTCCATCTGACTCTTATTACTTCCTAGGGATGCTAATAGATGAGGAATAAATAGTGAAGTCTTGAACCAAAATTCTATATCATAGGTCAAAGGTCTttgaagttacatgtatatgatctAGATCATTGGTCAGAGCATATTTTTGCCCTCCTTTGGCCCCATCTACATGTAGCTTATACTTCACCTATGATTGCTTGTTGGAAAAGGTGCATGTCAAAGCAAGGTCAAAGCTGATATCGTTTTATGATTTTCTTCTCTCTCATATATAAAATTTGGTTCATTCTTTTTAACATAGAGTGCCCTTGAGTAaagtgtgcagtgaccttgaactaaCTTTCTAAATGTTAATGTCAAACAGTCCTGTACAAGTCCTATTCATTCTAAGAGTTTTTACTAAAAGTGGGGCCCTTTGAGATTGTCAGTTTCTCACTGATATCAAACCCACTAATATTTTGATAGAGTGATGATTTTGAGTTTTGATGTTTTTACATTTCCAGATAGCAGCAATCAACAGGAGTCCAAGAGGAGTCTGTCAGATCTGTCGTACATGGCTAGAGACCGATGTGAGTGACTGATTCAATAAGTAGTGCCAGTGTTGTTGTGACtctttaaacaaaagaaaactttgtcaatatttgttccctaatttaagATTGAAATAAGCTGAAAAATTTGTGTTAAGCTTCAAGAAAGATAAGAGATATATGCCAATTTGTAACTAATCAGGTACGGACAATCATCTTAAACCATCCCAGAAATGGAAGGATTGAATTTAATCACTCTTTTCTAAGAAAAGATATGACTGAAGTCATTTTCATAGACTTGTTTGCATATAAAGAGATCTACAATAGTGAGCgctgtttttaatttaaaagcgGAGAGCACCATCTCCAGTACCCTGTcagagaccccccccccccccccacccccccccccccccccccattatagATCTCTTACACTGTACTTGATTAGTGAGCTCtgtttttttatctttacaGCGGAGAGCTCGATCTCCGGTAACCTGTCGGAGACCTCCTTCCCCCCTCTGTCTTCCTTCTTACATTACTTGGAGAAGATGGGTAAGCTAGGATTTGTGAActatattatcaaatatcacataatactgtacacatttttttgtttatattggtatacttttattcaaagttttgtgaataattattATCTCCTTTTTTTTCTATGTACTTAGTGTAACACTTCTCTTCTCTTATCTCCCTCAGCAGATCTGAGATTATTTATTCacatttaaatttccttttcaGACTCATCCAAACGGAGCAGCTCCCAGAATCCTCTGGACATCAGCTTCCTGGCAGACGTGGCTTTGTATCACACGAAGAAGGAGAATAAGTACGACATGTCCACGGTCAACTTCTAGTGCCACACTCAGCTACCCCCGACCCACCTCCTTCCAATAATGGTCCCTCCAGTTGGCAAGCATTTAATTGATCAGTTATGTATCTTCGTATAACATTTCAAAGACAATTTTTCTGCAAGAATAATGGACTTTTTATGAAGTTTGTgccaatttatttttgttgtcgCTAACAATATCAATCCCATGAAAGCCCAGTGTCTGTGATACTTTGAATGAATTGTTTAAATTATACTAAGGGAATCTGTGCAATATAATAAAGATTTGTTTTCATCTTTGTGTTTGCTTTTTGTTTTGTCTATGCACGGAGAAGACAATTAGGATTTGCTCTATTGATCTTGCAAAGCCTTTTTGTCTAGTAATTTCAAAAGCAAAATGGTGAAATGTGTATGTGTGAATCTACTTTTGACTGAGATTAACAGCTTCTTTTTAGAcacaaaaattttaatgcaagATAATGGTTCAATCATCAAGATGATGgcatttatcaaataatatattaacGAGGTTTTCCAAGAGCCTTTTGCTAAAAATAAGAGCCCCTCTTTTTCTCTGTGCTTTCTATGTGCCACAGGCAAACTGACCAAGCCTCATAAAGATTTACCAGTTTTCTATATAGGTCTACTTGGAATTATAattgttgattaaaaaataatatatcggaagtgatatgattttaaaatttaaaagtttgtaTATGTTCACTCCATCTCTATCGTTTATgttatttcaacaaaaaatcATCTCCATAAAAAAAGCTATTCACATGCTTTGAGCCACAGTGTGATTTTCATTGAATGGGAATTTAATTCTTCCTTAACAGTTGAAGTTTTCCTTTACAAGGAAGAAAATTTTTCTGGGTGTTTTGGAATTAGTATAAGTAAAAGTGATTTtgttatgaatttttatttgtatatcaTCAAATATTCTAACTAACTACAGACTTCAAATGTTCTCTAAGTCTTAACTTGGTTAATGAGTACACATAAGTTACTATCCATGAAATCCAAGCCAAATCTACTGatcaacaaacaaacaatcgTACAACATGCAAAACTATGATGGTTTAAACAATAACCTTAGGTAATAATTATCTAAGATGAGattcaataatatttaatgTATTAAGTTGAAACTCTATAACAATAAACTATTAATAGAAAAGTTTGCTAAAATCCTGAGCATATGATGCATAACAATTTTTTGCTGAAACTCTAGGGTGCATAAAAGTAAATCATgttaagaacttttaaaatacatgtacattttgcaTATAAATGCATTTCTATCAAGTTCTAGACACCTGTGCTCAAacctaaatttaaaaataactaacaacgataaaataaacaaaatacattcataaaatacaaaaataaaaaactcacattttaaaacaaactattAATAAATTGTCTGCTAATATAAAACcagaataattttaaattcacattCATTTGGTTCTTCTAATCATTCCATTATTGTAAAAATTCAGTAACATATTCTCTCACTTCACTCTAGCCATCATTTGTCAAGTATCATTTgtctagtacatgtatcatttgtCTATCATTCATTAAGTGTCGGACCATAATCGTGAGGATTGTGACAATACTGGACGGATACCAAAAGATTAATAAACTCTAGCTGCTGATGAATAAAGATCTCTACAAGGTATTCAGATATCACAGTTCTGCTTGTATAGCACACTGGTTTATGGTTTTATCGTGATGCAATCCCATCTTTCCCCCAGAATTCCTGAGTCCGTTTTTGGGCCCTTTCGTAAACTTCAGAGGCCAGTGAACAGCTAGAGGCGATGGATCTCACGGATAATGACAGCGCATCGTCATCTGGCTCAATCCGCGGAATGGTCATTCctgaaattaaacaaatcagATTTAACTTGTGGCCTTCTATCCCTTTGTACACTCATGCAAATTTTGCTATAGTGATGATTTTCTGAAAGAAATCTTCATCATTTCATGTCTAAAATTCAAATCCACATGATTTCAATATATCCTATGGTACAAAATTACAGAGAAACTGCCATTTTACATTTGTCTTCAGTACCTCTATGATAATATTTCCCAATGTATTTAGTAAGCATTTTTACAGACCAATTTATCATGTATAAACTACTTACCCCCGTCAATGCCCCACACCATGGGTTTATTGTAGGTTTGTCCATATCCTTCCTTGATTGTTCGCTGAGCCTCAAACTTGGTGGGTTTCTTGCTTTTTCTGGCTGGTTTTTCATCTCCACTTGAGACTATGAAATAGAACACAAAAGAACATAAATAATTAATTCTAAACATTGACGCTTATTAAATGAGCATGAacttattttcaaatgtttagATTGATGACGTTCTACATCATaaatatccaaatttttttCACAATCCAGTTTCGAGCTTCATTATaactttatcaaaattatcatcAATTTCATCGTCATTAAATGACACTAGTGGAGATCAGTAATCACTACCCACCATTGCCGGTCATGCGGACTTTGGCCGGACTGTCCACAAACACGGTCTCCAGCGGCTTGTCCACACTGACCTCATCGTCTCGCAAGAAGTGGGTGTCCTTGGATGCCAGACCAAAAGTGGGCGTGGTTGCTAAAGGTCCTTTCTTTACATCGTATGTCTAATGAAAAATGTACgcattttttattaatacaggCCATGTAATAAAGCATTGaaagcatattttttaaaaatcaaatctcaaGCTCTACTTCTGAATGAAAACACAAAGTCAAAAAAAgggtttaaaaactgtacagaatttctttacaaaatatgtgaATTAAGACAAAaatttttaactacatgtacatgcatatacatttacCTTTGCTAACTTTTGTCCAACAACTGGTTCAAATCTGTCACTGCTAAGAACTGTGCTAACTTCGTCATCATAAAcatctgaaaaataaagaactCTCAATGATTTCAATTCAAAACCTAAATATATTGTTGCTAAAATAGGGttgcaaatgtcaaaaaaattaattttctgaaGACTTCTTCTATGTTATGTTATGTTCTATGACTCTAAATAGTTACTGAATTGTTTCAGTGGaccagaaatgaaaatttttaaaaaatttacataacaagTAAATACACCTATTAAAGACAAGATTATCATAAAActctaaaattaattttattcacTTAAAAGATAATTGCTCTATAGTATCATCAGCTACCAGAagttacataaattacattcaaTCAATCTACCCCTATTAAAGAGTTACAAGTACATCAACAAGAGACCCGTCTCTGTACCTTGTGGGGTGCACCAAGACCTGCTGACTTTCACTGGAGACTTCTTCTCTGGTCTGGGGGGTGAGGACAGCATGGCCCCTCCCACAACGGGTGTGGTCCTGTCCAGGTGGTGTCTGGCACCCGCACTCTTGGATCTCATTTTGGGGGTGGGGATCCGGCCAGTGTCTGAGGGGAAATCTGGAGTAACCTCACTgttaaatggaatttttttaaaaattgtaaaataagaaCCTACAAACCAGCGTACAGGTAAATAAATACACCAGTCCTacatctaaaacattttttatgtacTGATTTTTACATCAAGGACTCTTTATTCTAATGTCCTTTTGTGTACATATGTCCTtcatttacatgaaactttgtACCAATATCCTAGAATAACAACACATTTTGTGTACATCTGAGCTACAATTAAAGGGCACTTTGTACCGATGCTCACATTTCAATCaaagaactacatgtaaatacctTTGTCATACAGTTACAACATTCTCGTACTAACATCCTACTTTGATCCTACCTTGCCTCCTCCTGCTCCCTCCTCCTAGCCCTCCTACTCCTATGCTTCTTCCTTCCTCTTGATTTTGCTCTCCTTTCAGATCCCTCCTGAACCATCAAAGAAAGGTCATCTTGTCCATAGTCCCtgtataaaatttgttatattctcAGACTGATATTATTCTCATTTCTCACAACACTTTCATGGCTCATCATTTTCCCCTTTTTTCCAAAAACTAGATAATATaataaatgcatatacatgtactgtaaatcaaattttcatgTACCTTTTTGATAAAAATCTGCTAAATTCTCTCTACCAAagaaaaactacatgtattgctGTTTTCTATGcacttttttctgtttatttgtaTCAGTCATGATAACCTTTTTGTTCTACTTTTACCCCTACCTGCTCTCATCCATTTCCTGCCACGCCTTCTTCCTGGACTGGCTCTTCTTATACCTCTGTTTAGTGGTGAGGTCCATGTGTTTCTCTGGTACAAAGTCTGGTTTCCCTTGCTCTTCATCTGATCCTTCGTGGGCAATCAACGAAACATCATCCTCAATCTTATTTGCCATCTCCCtgttcataaaattttatttacattaatgttaagaatgaactttaaaaaagatttttttcccaATGAGGATGACGAAATTCATTCCAAATTTAGTTGACCTGTATCAATAGGACTATTTTTCATTattctgaattttatatttttactgtTAGAAACTATATGCAATTTGAAATTCAAAcaggatttactatcatttagtaaaaaaaaaaagaagcagaATTGTCATGGTGTTTCAACATGCTATTATTGAATATAatcttgtgaaaaaaaattgaaaaacatgattaAAAGTATTTGGAAACTGACAACATTCATGAATGCacattgaaatatgaaaatcatGCCATGccttttgataaaaatcatGACAAGAAATCTCTGCAAGGAAAGACTAGTCTAGCAGATAAACATCAACAAAAGCTAACCTTTGCCAAGGTACCTTTGGTTAATAAGAAGTCTTTGTGTTTACGTAATGAGTTTGACTTTAATATCCTTGGCAAAAGTTGCATCACAtgcaaaattattgaaaaaaaaaataatttataacatTCTGGTTATACGTGTAGTAACAAACAGCACTGCTAGGACTCCTTCTAAACGCCTAATACTGGTAATTCAAAACTAATTATAAGGAATACACGTAACATGGCTTTGGTGTAATTCTACAGGTTTCTGCATGCTATATACAGTTACAAGTATCAGTATATCTGAATTATATTGTATGGCATTCTAAGAAAATTGGATATGCTATCAGAAGATATGCTATAAGCTACAGGTGATTAACAACATACACTTTCTTAGATTTGGTTTTCACATTGCGATGGTTGGTGCTTTCTTTCTTGGTCTCCAGTCTCAGTTTGTTGTTGAATTTTGTCTCCATAACAACGGGGTCAGCTTTTAACTGCTGCattttgtcattagattttcTGACCCCCTTACATAATTCGTTGTCTAAGGTCTCATTATCTGTATCGATGTTTTCAATCTTTACCAGTGGTTTTTCTGATAATTCTATTTTCCTGCTTTgcttttcaaataatttattttccattttatcAGGATATAAGTTTTTGGTCTGAAGCCTATATTCGTTAACTTCCAGTTTTTGAGGAAGCTGGATTAAGCAACCATCCTTTCCCTCCGACATTGTTTTGATCTTATTATAATCATAAGATACATCTTTGATAGGACACTCAgtttcaatttgttttatatttgtaagAACTGGTTTATCCAAATCAAGGTTTGTCTCCTTTTGCTTTTCTACACTCTCCCTGAAAAGTTGTGCATGAatgtacaaaattattttaaatgtttgaaattttacaaaactatttttttacagacatcaaaatctttttataacaATTCAAACTCAACGAcaccttaaaaaatatatgaacagTAAACATCACAACAAACCCTAGCATAAATCATCACCCAAAAGCAAATGAAAACTCAACACATTgcaaaacaacagaaaaaaaaatcacattccatggtaaaaaaaaaatcacattacatGAGAATACCTGTACTCATTACTGCTCATAATGCGACAAAACAGCATGGTGTAAGACAAGAATAAATGCAGTACAACTTACTGAGCTCTTAGCTTGGCACTGGCTCCAGACTCGAGGGAGAGGGCTGACAGCGTGCTAGACCCACTGCGAGCGGTACTCAAGTTGTCCCAAGCTTGATTCTGTTGAGCTATGAGCTGGACGAGGTGTTCACGAGAGAAGTGAGTTCCTTGGGCTCGTTTTTTATACTCTGCAGCTTTACGACGCAGTTCAATGACTTCCGCAAACCAGTTTGACAAGGCGGGAGCCGAATCTTCTACAGGACCACTCTGTGCAACAAAGGAAAATGGTGTATATTAAATTATGtgcatgaattttatattttaaaaaagcccTTCATGGGTAAAtgctcaaaaaaaaaaattcatttaaattcatataaGCTTTACAAGAGTGATATCCAGatttatattaaacatacatgtagttgatattttattcaaattgaGGAGAAAATCCTAGTAAgatatcattacatgtacatgtaaatttgaatttataacaCAAAGAAAATAAGTGTGTCCATGCATATCATAAAAGTAGTAgatatttgtattaaaatacGCTTGAGCTCATTTTTTAGAAAGTTTAAGTAgaagacaaaatgaaatgaaCTTACATTGATACAAGTATTTAAGATATTGGTATTACAATATATTCATGTTCATATCagtgaatatattaatttaaggCTTCATTAATTATAAAGACTATACTCTATAGAGGTCTTCTACTTCAATAaactattttacatgtacactgtagtATTGTTCTATGTGTACTCTGTGACATTTTTGAACATCCTACCTTCTTCACAGGCTTCTCTTTTTCTGGCTCCTAACAAAACAAGTGTGGACATCAAACATcacatgcatttacaaatagCCAATCATCAAACAGCATAGTTCAGGTAATATTAGCAGTGCTATTTCCTAGAAAATACCGGTACACACCAGTTTCACACAGCTGGTAATTGTACTGTAAATCATTTTCATATGCAGAACTATATTTACAGGTACATTCAATTTTCAGAGATCCATGACTTGCTTTTAAACCGTTTTACTAAggcatattacagttaaatctcCTAATCATTAAATTGCCAGGAATAAAATGTCCTGTgaataaattcatgaaatttggTATCCTAGCTTGCAAATTAAATctcatgaaataaaagtgattTAAAGTACCATGCAAGGTGCCTGGGAGACaatgcaaaattttaaacctGGGACTGTGCGAAGATTGATATGAAAAGTGCATGAACAATATTTACGAAAATGTGATCTTCAGTTTTCACACATGTTCACACATACTCAGTGCCCAGCACAGTTAGCCTACAGGGTAATGAAGCAGACACTTACCCTAGTGGGCTGTAAGTGAGGGGGATCAGCACCATGCCAAGCCCCATCATACTGGAACTTGGTGGGAGATCGAAAGTTTGAAGCATATTCACTTCTAGGTCGCCtatataacaaaaaagaaaaaacagtgTTTAAAAAAGAGTCTTAAGTTTAATGGTCAAGATTTTGTGTTGAGTGAAGTAGAACTGGGACCTTACTTGAGCTTTCCCTGGTGTATAGGGGGCGAGCTGGGGGCCTCCTGGGGCTCCCCCTGGAGCTCAGACTCAATGGTCTGTCGCTTGTTGTCGGGGGTGATCAGGGGACCACTTCCTGCTGCTGGTCTCTTGTCCACTCGCAGAGCTGAAATATCACAGGTAGACTGGTCAAAGGtgtgaaatttaaaacaaatttgaaataacaaatattaatacaaaGATTTGAACCACTGTAGTTAATAACAATCAGAATTTAATGTACTTATGATTTAATACTGTTATTTCTCTCAACAAGAAAATAGGTAGATGAAATTAACTGCACAAGTTCTTCTTTTTTACCTCCAGTACTCTTGCTCCTTTTGACCTAAAAAAGAGTTAAAACCATTAATTATAACATACTACTGGTAACAATTCTCAGATAGTTATTTTTCATTGAGAGATGAAAATCAAAT
This genomic window from Crassostrea angulata isolate pt1a10 chromosome 8, ASM2561291v2, whole genome shotgun sequence contains:
- the LOC128159399 gene encoding nuclear protein MDM1-like isoform X5, with translation MQIKKLNISGKSEYDRNYKWLDSFKSKSFNPTIEQIAPPAGCESIELGTVMEPPLQRKKRCTGPPTTLSTDFNQFPDTASDDFALLGRNDKFMENVRYKAKSHHTAPAREASPPKQQRLQEKENRRKAPKPTPAPFVDTSKFRQQSKSEEQQPSTPLTPRKEKNESSSLYKEVALREKEAALRQKFSKLDREGGRKTAPSALRQSKEQYSKTIDDNRMESAVKSWVKDKNVGSMNEFAQTNLDKGIADSAPEAPADYALRYKTGVSVPRPRRHKFSEYQKSFSWKDGAKASPVLAAEQVVYNSNPALVPPQKSFVKDSEYAAQFKQYNAMPVSSDDLKAIPRAEKPRSKVKRSKSTGALRVDKRPAAGSGPLITPDNKRQTIESELQGEPQEAPSSPPIHQGKLKRPRSEYASNFRSPTKFQYDGAWHGADPPHLQPTREPEKEKPVKKSGPVEDSAPALSNWFAEVIELRRKAAEYKKRAQGTHFSREHLVQLIAQQNQAWDNLSTARSGSSTLSALSLESGASAKLRAQESVEKQKETNLDLDKPVLTNIKQIETECPIKDVSYDYNKIKTMSEGKDGCLIQLPQKLEVNEYRLQTKNLYPDKMENKLFEKQSRKIELSEKPLVKIENIDTDNETLDNELCKGVRKSNDKMQQLKADPVVMETKFNNKLRLETKKESTNHRNVKTKSKKVEMANKIEDDVSLIAHEGSDEEQGKPDFVPEKHMDLTTKQRYKKSQSRKKAWQEMDESRDYGQDDLSLMVQEGSERRAKSRGRKKHRSRRARRREQEEASEVTPDFPSDTGRIPTPKMRSKSAGARHHLDRTTPVVGGAMLSSPPRPEKKSPVKVSRSWCTPQDVYDDEVSTVLSSDRFEPVVGQKLAKTYDVKKGPLATTPTFGLASKDTHFLRDDEVSVDKPLETVFVDSPAKVRMTGNVSSGDEKPARKSKKPTKFEAQRTIKEGYGQTYNKPMVWGIDGGMTIPRIEPDDDALSLSVRSIASSCSLASEVYERAQKRTQEFWGKDGIASR
- the LOC128159399 gene encoding nuclear protein MDM1-like isoform X8; amino-acid sequence: MQIKKLNISGKSEYDRNYKWLDSFKSKSFNPTIEQIAPPAGCESIELGTVMEPPLQRKKRCTGPPTTLSTDFNQFPDTASDDFALLGRNDKFMENVRYKAKSHHTAPAREASPPKQQRLQEKENRRKAPKPTPAPFVDTSKFRQQSKSEEQQPSTPLTPRKEKNESSSLYKEVALREKEAALRQKFSKLDREGGRKTAPSALRQSKEQYSKTIDDNRMESAVKSWVKDKNVGSMNEFAQTNLDKGIADSAPEAPADYALRYKTGVSVPRPRRHKFSEYQKSFSWKDGAKASPVLAAEQAVIASESKNKVVYNSNPALVPPQKSFVKDSEYAAQFKQYNAMPVSSDDLKAIPRAEKPRSKVKRSKSTGALRVDKRPAAGSGPLITPDNKRQTIESELQGEPQEAPSSPPIHQGKLKRPRSEYASNFRSPTKFQYDGAWHGADPPHLQPTREPEKEKPVKKSGPVEDSAPALSNWFAEVIELRRKAAEYKKRAQGTHFSREHLVQLIAQQNQAWDNLSTARSGSSTLSALSLESGASAKLRAQEMANKIEDDVSLIAHEGSDEEQGKPDFVPEKHMDLTTKQRYKKSQSRKKAWQEMDESRDYGQDDLSLMVQEGSERRAKSRGRKKHRSRRARRREQEEASEVTPDFPSDTGRIPTPKMRSKSAGARHHLDRTTPVVGGAMLSSPPRPEKKSPVKVSRSWCTPQDVYDDEVSTVLSSDRFEPVVGQKLAKTYDVKKGPLATTPTFGLASKDTHFLRDDEVSVDKPLETVFVDSPAKVRMTGNVSSGDEKPARKSKKPTKFEAQRTIKEGYGQTYNKPMVWGIDGGMTIPRIEPDDDALSLSVRSIASSCSLASEVYERAQKRTQEFWGKDGIASR
- the LOC128159399 gene encoding nuclear protein MDM1-like isoform X4, whose product is MPVHFKTEYKQNYLPVQSRKSASFHPLPEQAADPAGRESTKTGTVMEPPLQRKKRCTGPPTTLSTDFNQFPDTASDDFALLGRNDKFMENVRYKAKSHHTAPAREASPPKQQRLQEKENRRKAPKPTPAPFVDTSKFRQQSKSEEQQPSTPLTPRKEKNESSSLYKEVALREKEAALRQKFSKLDREGGRKTAPSALRQSKEQYSKTIDDNRMESAVKSWVKDKNVGSMNEFAQTNLDKGIADSAPEAPADYALRYKTGVSVPRPRRHKFSEYQKSFSWKDGAKASPVLAAEQAVIASESKNKVVYNSNPALVPPQKSFVKDSEYAAQFKQYNAMPVSSDDLKAIPRAEKPRSKVKRSKSTGALRVDKRPAAGSGPLITPDNKRQTIESELQGEPQEAPSSPPIHQGKLKRPRSEYASNFRSPTKFQYDGAWHGADPPHLQPTREPEKEKPVKKSGPVEDSAPALSNWFAEVIELRRKAAEYKKRAQGTHFSREHLVQLIAQQNQAWDNLSTARSGSSTLSALSLESGASAKLRAQESVEKQKETNLDLDKPVLTNIKQIETECPIKDVSYDYNKIKTMSEGKDGCLIQLPQKLEVNEYRLQTKNLYPDKMENKLFEKQSRKIELSEKPLVKIENIDTDNETLDNELCKGVRKSNDKMQQLKADPVVMETKFNNKLRLETKKESTNHRNVKTKSKKVEMANKIEDDVSLIAHEGSDEEQGKPDFVPEKHMDLTTKQRYKKSQSRKKAWQEMDESRDYGQDDLSLMVQEGSERRAKSRGRKKHRSRRARRREQEEASEVTPDFPSDTGRIPTPKMRSKSAGARHHLDRTTPVVGGAMLSSPPRPEKKSPVKVSRSWCTPQDVYDDEVSTVLSSDRFEPVVGQKLAKTYDVKKGPLATTPTFGLASKDTHFLRDDEVSVDKPLETVFVDSPAKVRMTGNVSSGDEKPARKSKKPTKFEAQRTIKEGYGQTYNKPMVWGIDGGMTIPRIEPDDDALSLSVRSIASSCSLASEVYERAQKRTQEFWGKDGIASR
- the LOC128159399 gene encoding nuclear protein MDM1-like isoform X7, whose translation is MEPPLQRKKRCTGPPTTLSTDFNQFPDTASDDFALLGRNDKFMENVRYKAKSHHTAPAREASPPKQQRLQEKENRRKAPKPTPAPFVDTSKFRQQSKSEEQQPSTPLTPRKEKNESSSLYKEVALREKEAALRQKFSKLDREGGRKTAPSALRQSKEQYSKTIDDNRMESAVKSWVKDKNVGSMNEFAQTNLDKGIADSAPEAPADYALRYKTGVSVPRPRRHKFSEYQKSFSWKDGAKASPVLAAEQAVIASESKNKVVYNSNPALVPPQKSFVKDSEYAAQFKQYNAMPVSSDDLKAIPRAEKPRSKVKRSKSTGALRVDKRPAAGSGPLITPDNKRQTIESELQGEPQEAPSSPPIHQGKLKRPRSEYASNFRSPTKFQYDGAWHGADPPHLQPTREPEKEKPVKKSGPVEDSAPALSNWFAEVIELRRKAAEYKKRAQGTHFSREHLVQLIAQQNQAWDNLSTARSGSSTLSALSLESGASAKLRAQESVEKQKETNLDLDKPVLTNIKQIETECPIKDVSYDYNKIKTMSEGKDGCLIQLPQKLEVNEYRLQTKNLYPDKMENKLFEKQSRKIELSEKPLVKIENIDTDNETLDNELCKGVRKSNDKMQQLKADPVVMETKFNNKLRLETKKESTNHRNVKTKSKKVEMANKIEDDVSLIAHEGSDEEQGKPDFVPEKHMDLTTKQRYKKSQSRKKAWQEMDESRDYGQDDLSLMVQEGSERRAKSRGRKKHRSRRARRREQEEASEVTPDFPSDTGRIPTPKMRSKSAGARHHLDRTTPVVGGAMLSSPPRPEKKSPVKVSRSWCTPQDVYDDEVSTVLSSDRFEPVVGQKLAKTYDVKKGPLATTPTFGLASKDTHFLRDDEVSVDKPLETVFVDSPAKVRMTGNVSSGDEKPARKSKKPTKFEAQRTIKEGYGQTYNKPMVWGIDGGMTIPRIEPDDDALSLSVRSIASSCSLASEVYERAQKRTQEFWGKDGIASR
- the LOC128159399 gene encoding nuclear protein MDM1-like isoform X2, translating into MQIKKLNISTEYKQNYLPVQSRKSASFHPLPEQAADPAGRESTKTGTVMEPPLQRKKRCTGPPTTLSTDFNQFPDTASDDFALLGRNDKFMENVRYKAKSHHTAPAREASPPKQQRLQEKENRRKAPKPTPAPFVDTSKFRQQSKSEEQQPSTPLTPRKEKNESSSLYKEVALREKEAALRQKFSKLDREGGRKTAPSALRQSKEQYSKTIDDNRMESAVKSWVKDKNVGSMNEFAQTNLDKGIADSAPEAPADYALRYKTGVSVPRPRRHKFSEYQKSFSWKDGAKASPVLAAEQAVIASESKNKVVYNSNPALVPPQKSFVKDSEYAAQFKQYNAMPVSSDDLKAIPRAEKPRSKVKRSKSTGALRVDKRPAAGSGPLITPDNKRQTIESELQGEPQEAPSSPPIHQGKLKRPRSEYASNFRSPTKFQYDGAWHGADPPHLQPTREPEKEKPVKKSGPVEDSAPALSNWFAEVIELRRKAAEYKKRAQGTHFSREHLVQLIAQQNQAWDNLSTARSGSSTLSALSLESGASAKLRAQESVEKQKETNLDLDKPVLTNIKQIETECPIKDVSYDYNKIKTMSEGKDGCLIQLPQKLEVNEYRLQTKNLYPDKMENKLFEKQSRKIELSEKPLVKIENIDTDNETLDNELCKGVRKSNDKMQQLKADPVVMETKFNNKLRLETKKESTNHRNVKTKSKKVEMANKIEDDVSLIAHEGSDEEQGKPDFVPEKHMDLTTKQRYKKSQSRKKAWQEMDESRDYGQDDLSLMVQEGSERRAKSRGRKKHRSRRARRREQEEASEVTPDFPSDTGRIPTPKMRSKSAGARHHLDRTTPVVGGAMLSSPPRPEKKSPVKVSRSWCTPQDVYDDEVSTVLSSDRFEPVVGQKLAKTYDVKKGPLATTPTFGLASKDTHFLRDDEVSVDKPLETVFVDSPAKVRMTGNVSSGDEKPARKSKKPTKFEAQRTIKEGYGQTYNKPMVWGIDGGMTIPRIEPDDDALSLSVRSIASSCSLASEVYERAQKRTQEFWGKDGIASR